One stretch of Erythrolamprus reginae isolate rEryReg1 chromosome 7, rEryReg1.hap1, whole genome shotgun sequence DNA includes these proteins:
- the TSPAN5 gene encoding tetraspanin-5, whose translation MSGKHYKGPEVSCCIKYFIFGFNVIFWFLGITFLGIGLWAWNEKGVLSNISSITDLGGFDPVWLFLVVGGVMFILGFAGCIGALRENTFLLKFFSVFLGIIFFLELTAGVLAFVFKDWIKDQLYFFINNNIRAYRDDIDLQNLIDFTQEYWQCCGAFGADDWNLNIYFNCTDSNASRERCGVPFSCCTKDPAEDVINTQCGYDARQKPEVDQQIVIYTKGCVPQFEKWLQDNLTIVAGIFIGIALLQIFGICLAQNLVSDIEAVRASW comes from the exons TTCCTGGGCATAACATTTCTTGGAATTGGACTTTGGGCATGGAATGAAAAA GGAGTGCTGTCCAACATTTCTTCCATTACTGACCTGGGTGGCTTTGATCCAGTGTGGCTCTTTCTTGTGGTTGGAGGAGTGATGTTCATATTGGGCTTTGCAGGATGCATCGGTGCTCTGCGGGAGAACACTTTTCTTCTCAAGTTT TTTTCAGTCTTCCTTGGGATAATCTTCTTCCTGGAACTCACAGCGGGAGTTCTGGCATTTGTTTTCAAAGACtggatcaaagaccagctgtatTTCTTTATCAACAACAATATCCGAGCATACAGAGATGACATTGATTTGCAAAACCTCATAGACTTTACACAAGAATAC tGGCAGTGCTGTGGGGCCTTTGGGGCTGACGACTGGAACCTCAACATTTACTTCAACTGCACAGACTCCAATGCTAGTCGAGAACGGTGTGGAGTGCCTTTCTCTTGCTGCACTAAAGATCCTGCT GAAGATGTCATTAATACTCAGTGTGGTTATGATGCCCGACAAAAACCA GAAGTTGATCAACAGATTGTTATTTACACAAAAGGTTGCGTCCCACAGTTTGAAAAATGGCTGCAGGATAACTTAACCATAGTGGCCGGCATATTCATTGGAATTGCATTATTACAG ATATTCGGCATATGCTTGGCTCAAAACCTGGTTAGTGATATTGAAGCTGTCCGAGCCAGCTGGTAA